A portion of the Pectobacterium brasiliense genome contains these proteins:
- a CDS encoding Bax inhibitor-1/YccA family protein: MDRYPRSGSIVERSQSGLQAYMAQVYGWMTCGLLLTAFVSWYAANTPAVLNFVFSSQITFFGLIIAQLGLVFVISGMVQRLSGAVATSLFMLYSALTGLTLSSIFIMYSGESIASTFVITAGMFGAMSLYGYTTKRDLSGFGSMLFMALIGIVLASLVNLWLKSEALMWAVTYIGVVVFVGLTAYDTQKLKNIGEQLSVDDKDSFRKYSIVGALTLYLDFINLFLMLLRIFGNRR; this comes from the coding sequence ATGGACAGATATCCACGCTCGGGTTCAATCGTTGAACGCTCGCAGTCTGGTCTTCAGGCCTATATGGCACAGGTTTATGGCTGGATGACCTGTGGCCTGCTGCTGACGGCATTTGTTTCCTGGTACGCGGCGAATACGCCCGCCGTACTGAATTTTGTTTTCTCCAGCCAGATCACCTTCTTCGGCCTGATCATCGCCCAACTGGGGCTGGTCTTTGTGATTTCCGGTATGGTACAGCGCCTGAGCGGTGCGGTCGCCACGTCGCTGTTTATGCTCTATTCGGCACTCACAGGTCTGACGCTCTCTAGCATTTTCATTATGTACTCCGGTGAATCCATCGCCAGCACCTTTGTCATTACGGCGGGGATGTTCGGGGCGATGAGCCTGTACGGCTACACCACGAAGCGTGATTTGAGCGGCTTTGGCAGCATGCTGTTTATGGCGCTGATCGGGATTGTGCTGGCCTCGCTGGTGAACCTGTGGCTGAAAAGCGAAGCGCTGATGTGGGCCGTGACCTATATCGGCGTGGTGGTGTTTGTCGGTCTGACCGCGTATGACACCCAGAAGCTGAAGAATATCGGCGAGCAGTTGTCCGTTGATGACAAAGATAGCTTCCGTAAATACTCCATCGTGGGTGCGTTGACCCTGTACCTCGACTTCATCAACCTGTTCCTGATGTTGCTGCGTATTTTTGGTAATCGTCGTTAA
- a CDS encoding ABC transporter permease, with translation MLHRLWTLIIKELQSLLRDPQTRSILVLPVILQVSLFPFAATLDVTNATIAIYSEDNGPHAIELTQRFAKAKSFSHELMLHSPQDVASTLDNQHALLILRFPPQFSRDIASGNSTSLQLILDGRRSNSAQIAANDVQHIVRDYQLELLAARPVQSGANQSSSNPNNSELVVRHWYNPNLDYKWFVVPSLIAMIATIGVLIVTALSVAREREQGTLEQLLVSPLSTSQIFIGKAVPALIVATFQATIVLLAGILIFHIPFAGSLLLFYTTMLIYGLSLVGFGLLISSLCSTQQQAFIGVFVFLMPAILLSGYVSPVENMPIWLQHLTWVNPIRHFTDITKQIYLKDADFSIIWGSLWPLFIITLTTGSAAYAIFRRNIA, from the coding sequence ATGCTGCATCGTCTGTGGACGTTGATTATTAAGGAGCTGCAATCGCTGCTGCGCGATCCGCAAACGCGCTCCATTCTGGTGCTGCCCGTTATCCTTCAGGTTTCCCTGTTTCCTTTCGCCGCGACGCTCGACGTAACCAACGCGACCATTGCGATTTACAGCGAAGACAACGGCCCCCATGCGATAGAACTGACGCAGCGCTTTGCCAAAGCGAAATCCTTTTCTCACGAGCTAATGCTGCATAGCCCGCAGGACGTCGCGTCGACGCTGGATAATCAGCACGCGCTTCTCATTCTGCGCTTCCCGCCGCAGTTCTCGCGTGATATCGCCAGCGGGAACAGCACGTCGCTCCAGCTTATTCTCGACGGCAGACGCTCAAATAGCGCACAGATTGCCGCCAACGATGTACAGCACATCGTACGGGATTATCAGTTGGAGTTGCTGGCGGCCAGGCCGGTTCAAAGCGGCGCGAATCAGAGCTCTTCCAATCCAAACAACAGCGAGCTGGTGGTACGTCACTGGTATAACCCGAATCTGGACTACAAATGGTTTGTCGTGCCGTCGTTGATTGCCATGATCGCCACTATCGGTGTGCTGATTGTTACGGCGCTCTCCGTGGCCCGCGAACGGGAACAGGGTACGCTGGAACAGCTGCTGGTTTCGCCGCTGTCCACCAGCCAGATATTTATTGGCAAAGCCGTGCCCGCGCTGATTGTCGCCACGTTTCAGGCCACGATCGTGCTGCTGGCAGGCATACTGATTTTCCATATTCCTTTCGCCGGATCGCTGCTGCTGTTTTACACCACGATGCTCATCTACGGCCTGTCGCTGGTGGGCTTCGGTCTGCTGATTTCCTCACTCTGCTCAACGCAGCAGCAGGCGTTTATCGGCGTGTTCGTCTTCCTGATGCCCGCGATTCTGCTTTCCGGCTATGTGTCGCCGGTTGAGAACATGCCGATCTGGTTGCAGCACCTCACCTGGGTTAACCCGATTCGTCACTTCACCGACATCACCAAACAGATTTACCTTAAGGATGCGGATTTCAGCATTATCTGGGGCAGTTTATGGCCGCTGTTTATCATCACGCTGACCACCGGCTCGGCAGCCTACGCGATTTTCAGGCGGAATATTGCGTAA
- a CDS encoding ABC transporter permease produces MVEQNRPEQDKTSQHGSTHFSTRRLRALCLKETRQILRDPSSGLIAFVIPLLLLFIFGYGINLDSSRLHVGILMEQQSEDARDLANTFAASPFIEPTISNNRQYLIQQMQAGSIRGLIVIPTDFAERLARPGDRAPIQVITDGSEPNTANFVQGYAEGIWLLWQQQRAEDRGETFEQLIEVQSRYWFNPAAISQHFIIPGAITIIMTVIGAILTSLVIAREWERGTMEALLSTQVTRAELLLSKLIPYYFLGMIAMTLCILVSTFIMQVPYRGSLILLFVISSLFLASTLGMGLLISTLTRNQFNAAMVALNAAFLPAIMLSGFIFEIDSMPEFVRGVSYIIPARYFVSTLQTLFLAGNIGTVLMTNLLFLILSALVFIGLTAWQTRRRLD; encoded by the coding sequence ATGGTTGAACAGAATAGGCCAGAGCAGGATAAAACGAGCCAGCACGGCAGCACGCATTTCTCTACGCGTCGCCTGCGGGCGCTGTGCCTGAAAGAAACCCGCCAAATTCTGCGCGACCCTAGTAGCGGGCTGATTGCGTTCGTCATTCCGCTGCTGTTGCTGTTTATCTTCGGCTACGGCATCAATCTGGATTCCAGCCGCCTGCACGTCGGTATCCTGATGGAGCAGCAGAGCGAAGACGCGCGCGATCTGGCGAATACCTTCGCGGCGTCGCCGTTTATCGAACCGACCATCAGCAATAATCGTCAGTACCTGATCCAACAGATGCAGGCCGGCAGCATTCGCGGCCTGATCGTCATCCCCACCGACTTTGCTGAACGGCTGGCGCGGCCGGGCGATCGCGCACCGATCCAGGTAATCACCGACGGCAGCGAACCCAACACGGCGAATTTTGTGCAGGGATACGCAGAAGGCATCTGGCTGCTGTGGCAACAGCAGCGGGCGGAAGATCGCGGCGAGACGTTCGAGCAGCTTATCGAGGTGCAATCGCGCTACTGGTTTAATCCCGCCGCCATCAGTCAGCATTTCATCATTCCCGGCGCGATAACCATCATCATGACGGTGATTGGCGCGATCCTCACCTCGCTGGTGATTGCCCGTGAGTGGGAGCGCGGGACGATGGAGGCGCTGCTTTCTACGCAGGTCACCCGTGCCGAGCTGCTGCTGTCCAAACTCATCCCTTATTACTTTCTTGGGATGATCGCCATGACGCTGTGTATTCTGGTCTCAACATTCATCATGCAGGTGCCCTATCGCGGCTCGCTGATTTTGCTGTTTGTTATTAGCAGCCTGTTTCTTGCCAGCACGCTGGGCATGGGGCTACTGATCTCTACCCTCACCCGCAACCAGTTCAACGCCGCGATGGTGGCGCTGAATGCAGCATTTCTGCCTGCCATCATGCTGTCCGGCTTTATTTTTGAAATCGACAGCATGCCGGAATTTGTCCGCGGCGTGTCGTACATCATCCCGGCGCGCTATTTTGTCAGCACGCTGCAAACGCTGTTTCTCGCGGGGAATATCGGTACGGTACTGATGACTAACCTGCTGTTTCTCATTCTCTCCGCGCTGGTCTTTATTGGCCTGACGGCCTGGCAAACCCGGCGCAGGCTGGATTAG
- a CDS encoding ATP-binding cassette domain-containing protein — translation MINSPAQIALDGLEKRFPGQEKPALASLTAEIHSGAVTGLVGPDGAGKTTLLRMLAGLLTPSHGTLRVANLDPIQEDRQLHAILGYMPQKFGLYEDLTVMENLTLYADLRGITGEVRRETFERLLSFTDLTRFTDRLAGKLSGGMKQKLGLACTLLGQPKVLLLDEPGVGVDPISRRELWHMVHELADDGMLILWSTSYLDEAEQCRDVLLLNEGELLYRGAPRDLTARMAGRCILIDTGDRRHRDVLQEALRLPQVSDGVIQGQYVRLMLKPDADRASLLSALHLEADCLHDTDPRFEDAFIDLLGGGPASDSSLASIMPQIDVSGGETVIEARGLTKKFGDFSATDHVSFQVKRGEIFGLLGPNGAGKSTTFKMMCGLLVPTDGKALVLDMDLKTSSGKARQHLGYMAQKFSLYGNLTVEQNLRFFSGVYGLKGKAQRDKMAGMTDAFNFHPIYRQTPDALPLGFKQRLALACALMHEPDILFLDEPTSGVDPLTRREFWIHINGMVNRGVTVMVTTHFMDEAEYCDRIGLVYRGKLIASGTPDELKQQAASAQAPSPTMEEAFIALIQAYDGEAEHG, via the coding sequence ATGATTAACTCTCCCGCGCAGATCGCGTTGGACGGGCTGGAAAAACGCTTTCCTGGTCAGGAGAAACCCGCGCTCGCCAGCCTCACCGCCGAGATACACAGTGGTGCGGTTACCGGGCTGGTTGGCCCCGACGGCGCGGGTAAAACCACCCTGCTGCGTATGCTGGCCGGATTATTAACGCCCAGTCACGGAACACTGCGCGTGGCGAATCTGGATCCCATCCAGGAAGATCGTCAACTGCATGCCATTTTGGGCTACATGCCGCAAAAATTCGGCCTGTATGAAGATCTGACGGTGATGGAAAACCTGACGCTGTATGCCGACCTGCGAGGTATCACTGGCGAAGTGCGCAGAGAAACGTTCGAGCGCCTGCTGTCATTTACCGATTTGACCCGCTTTACCGACAGGCTGGCGGGTAAACTGTCCGGTGGCATGAAACAGAAGCTGGGGTTGGCCTGTACATTGCTGGGGCAACCTAAGGTGCTCCTGCTGGATGAACCGGGCGTGGGCGTCGACCCGATCTCTCGCCGTGAACTGTGGCACATGGTGCACGAATTGGCCGACGACGGCATGTTGATCCTGTGGAGTACGTCTTATCTTGATGAGGCGGAACAGTGTCGGGATGTGTTGCTGCTGAACGAAGGCGAACTGCTGTATCGCGGCGCGCCGCGCGATTTGACCGCACGCATGGCCGGACGCTGCATCCTGATTGATACGGGCGATCGCCGACATCGGGACGTATTACAGGAAGCGTTGCGTCTGCCACAGGTCAGCGATGGGGTGATTCAGGGGCAATACGTTCGGTTGATGCTAAAACCCGATGCGGATCGGGCATCGTTGCTCTCTGCCTTACATCTGGAAGCGGATTGTCTGCACGACACCGATCCGCGCTTTGAAGATGCCTTTATCGACCTGCTGGGTGGTGGCCCGGCCAGTGATTCGTCGCTGGCAAGCATCATGCCGCAGATTGACGTGAGCGGTGGCGAAACAGTGATTGAAGCCCGAGGGCTGACGAAAAAATTTGGTGATTTCTCGGCAACCGATCACGTTAGCTTTCAGGTGAAGCGAGGAGAAATCTTCGGCCTGCTCGGCCCAAACGGCGCGGGAAAATCGACCACGTTCAAGATGATGTGCGGCCTACTGGTACCGACTGACGGCAAAGCGCTGGTGCTCGACATGGATCTGAAAACCAGCTCCGGCAAAGCTCGCCAGCATTTGGGTTACATGGCACAAAAGTTCTCGCTCTACGGTAACCTGACCGTCGAACAGAACCTGCGATTTTTCTCCGGCGTCTATGGACTCAAGGGCAAGGCGCAGCGCGATAAAATGGCCGGAATGACCGACGCCTTCAATTTCCACCCCATTTATCGCCAAACGCCGGACGCCCTGCCCTTGGGGTTCAAACAACGGCTGGCGCTGGCCTGTGCACTGATGCATGAACCCGACATTCTGTTTCTCGACGAACCGACCTCCGGCGTCGATCCGCTAACCCGGCGCGAGTTCTGGATACATATCAACGGTATGGTCAACCGCGGCGTCACGGTGATGGTCACCACACACTTCATGGACGAAGCCGAATATTGCGATCGCATCGGGCTGGTGTATCGCGGCAAGCTGATCGCCAGCGGCACGCCGGACGAACTGAAGCAGCAGGCGGCCAGTGCACAGGCGCCATCACCGACGATGGAGGAGGCGTTTATTGCGCTGATTCAGGCGTACGACGGGGAGGCGGAACATGGTTGA
- the hlyD gene encoding secretion protein HlyD has translation MNKRKLAFAALVLILLGAGYGFYHHQQQQEKPLTLYGNVDIRTVNLAFRVGGRVAELNVDEGDAVQAGQPLATLDAAPYLNAQHQAQANLASAQAQLQLAQEGYRQEEIAQVRSQVVQSQAAYDYANSFYQRQQGLWDKRAISANMLDDARTSRNQALATLQAAKDKLSQFENGNRPQEIAAAQAAVAQAEAGLAQAELNKQDAELLAPSPGVILTRAAEKGSMLASGSTVFTLSLTRPVWVRAYVSEKDLGRVVPGSQMLIYTDGRPNQPYRGKVGFVSPSAEFTPKSVETEDLRTDLVYRLRIVVNDPDDGLRQGMPVTLRFDDARTEDASRAHEPVRHD, from the coding sequence ATGAACAAGAGAAAACTGGCGTTCGCGGCCCTCGTTCTTATCCTGCTCGGTGCCGGTTATGGTTTTTATCACCACCAACAACAGCAGGAAAAACCGCTAACGCTCTACGGCAATGTCGATATCCGCACTGTCAATTTGGCCTTCCGCGTCGGCGGCAGAGTGGCCGAGCTGAACGTTGATGAGGGCGATGCCGTGCAGGCAGGTCAACCGCTGGCAACGCTCGACGCCGCACCTTATCTGAACGCACAACATCAGGCACAGGCGAACCTCGCCAGCGCGCAGGCACAGCTTCAACTGGCGCAAGAAGGCTACCGACAGGAAGAGATCGCGCAGGTGCGATCTCAGGTTGTCCAGAGTCAGGCGGCCTATGATTACGCCAACAGCTTCTACCAGCGTCAGCAGGGGCTGTGGGACAAACGCGCCATTTCCGCCAACATGCTCGACGATGCCAGAACGTCACGTAATCAGGCGCTTGCAACACTACAGGCAGCGAAAGACAAACTGAGTCAGTTCGAAAACGGTAACCGACCGCAGGAAATTGCCGCCGCGCAGGCGGCGGTGGCACAGGCCGAAGCCGGACTGGCTCAGGCGGAACTGAATAAACAGGATGCCGAACTGCTGGCACCGTCTCCCGGCGTGATCCTCACTCGCGCCGCCGAAAAAGGCAGTATGCTGGCATCGGGCAGTACCGTTTTCACCCTTTCACTCACTCGCCCGGTTTGGGTACGCGCCTACGTAAGCGAGAAAGATCTTGGCCGCGTCGTGCCCGGTAGCCAGATGCTGATTTACACCGACGGTCGCCCCAATCAGCCCTATCGTGGCAAAGTCGGTTTTGTCTCACCGAGTGCCGAATTCACACCGAAAAGCGTCGAAACGGAAGATCTCCGCACCGATTTAGTTTACCGCCTGCGCATTGTCGTTAACGATCCCGATGACGGATTACGGCAAGGGATGCCGGTCACGCTGCGTTTTGACGATGCTCGCACTGAGGATGCCAGTCGCGCTCACGAGCCCGTTCGCCATGATTAA
- a CDS encoding TonB-dependent receptor, with protein sequence MRTLLALMPCVLIAPAYAQDDTTKKDEASGDEMVITASRSNIQQQKAPQVVTVITKEQIEQQMQVTSDSSQILSNLLPSFSPSRQKMSGSGETFRGRAALVMIDGIPQSNPLRPTGREMHTIDYSMVERIEVIHGANATNGMGATGGVINIITRRPENGSFNQHVNVQTTIPTEKIRGETASYKTTYRVDGREDYLDYLFAIGYENQGLYLDGNNRPVGVDNTQGDTMDSRAYDLLAKVGYWLDDYQRIQLSVNRYNIKNENNYLSVDGIRSQGIPTTSVRGTPRGEAPHNSIWTTGFTYENHDLAGMKLSALVFNQRYEALFGATNSNTFQDPAIAPRGTLYEQSRSVANKYGTKLALTKDDLLDDTLKVTVGFDTLYDKGKQDLYLTKRTYVPEMEYTNYSPFIQAEYQLLDRVTLHAGVRHEIAKLQVGDYQTLASNNSVMVQGGSPKFNETLYNAGIVYAATDSLSLFANYSEGFGMPDVGRALRSIRRSGVSLKNFDGFKPIVTNNVETGFRFKRDKFDFEASYYESKSKLGENVTESGGVFLSERQRTQIRGVEVIAGYQINEQHKVNASYAHSEGKFDSNKDGKVDKKFNGLNIAPDRLITSWSANWNDKWSSFVQANYAFGRSFDDAGMAFDGYLLMDAAVGYKLPYGRLNVAVANLLDKQYITYYSQAGLVNDTRYFSGRGRTVTLGYSVDF encoded by the coding sequence ATGCGCACTTTACTCGCATTGATGCCATGCGTGCTGATTGCTCCGGCGTATGCACAGGATGACACGACTAAAAAGGATGAGGCGAGCGGTGATGAGATGGTGATTACCGCCTCACGCTCGAATATCCAGCAGCAGAAAGCGCCGCAGGTGGTCACGGTGATTACCAAAGAGCAAATCGAGCAGCAGATGCAGGTCACTTCTGACTCGTCACAAATTCTAAGCAACTTGCTGCCTTCGTTCTCCCCCAGCCGTCAAAAAATGAGCGGCAGTGGTGAAACCTTCCGCGGTCGTGCCGCTCTGGTGATGATCGACGGCATTCCTCAGTCCAACCCGTTACGTCCGACCGGGCGTGAGATGCACACGATAGACTACTCGATGGTCGAGCGCATCGAAGTCATCCACGGCGCGAATGCCACCAACGGCATGGGTGCGACGGGGGGAGTGATTAATATCATTACTCGTCGACCGGAAAATGGCTCATTTAATCAGCACGTCAACGTGCAAACCACGATCCCGACGGAAAAGATTCGCGGTGAGACCGCCAGCTATAAAACCACCTATCGGGTCGATGGGCGTGAAGACTATCTCGACTACCTGTTCGCGATTGGCTATGAGAATCAGGGGCTGTATCTGGACGGCAACAATCGGCCTGTCGGTGTAGATAATACCCAGGGCGATACCATGGATTCCCGCGCTTACGACTTATTAGCAAAAGTCGGCTACTGGCTGGATGACTATCAGCGTATTCAACTGAGCGTGAACCGCTATAACATTAAAAATGAGAATAACTATCTGAGCGTGGATGGTATCCGTAGCCAGGGGATCCCGACGACGTCAGTACGGGGTACACCACGGGGTGAAGCACCCCATAACAGCATATGGACGACCGGCTTTACTTACGAAAACCATGATCTTGCAGGAATGAAACTGTCCGCGCTGGTATTTAATCAGCGCTATGAGGCGCTATTCGGCGCAACGAACTCGAATACGTTTCAAGACCCTGCGATAGCGCCCAGAGGGACGCTGTATGAGCAATCTCGATCCGTTGCTAACAAATATGGCACTAAATTGGCGCTGACTAAAGACGACTTGCTGGATGACACGCTGAAAGTTACGGTGGGTTTCGATACGCTGTACGATAAGGGCAAACAGGATCTCTACCTGACCAAACGTACCTATGTGCCTGAGATGGAATACACCAACTATTCACCGTTTATTCAGGCTGAATATCAACTGTTGGATCGTGTCACGCTGCATGCGGGCGTACGCCATGAAATCGCCAAGCTTCAGGTCGGTGACTATCAAACGCTGGCGTCCAACAATAGCGTGATGGTACAAGGCGGTAGCCCTAAATTTAATGAAACGTTGTATAACGCGGGTATCGTCTATGCGGCAACGGATTCGCTGAGTTTGTTTGCCAACTACTCAGAAGGGTTTGGTATGCCGGATGTGGGGCGTGCGCTGCGTTCCATCAGGCGTTCAGGTGTTAGTCTGAAAAACTTTGACGGCTTTAAGCCGATTGTGACAAATAACGTAGAGACGGGGTTCCGTTTTAAGCGGGATAAGTTTGATTTTGAAGCCAGCTATTATGAGTCCAAATCGAAACTGGGCGAAAACGTGACGGAGAGCGGTGGCGTATTTTTGTCCGAACGCCAGCGCACTCAGATTCGCGGTGTTGAAGTGATCGCGGGCTATCAGATCAACGAGCAGCACAAAGTGAATGCTTCCTATGCGCACAGCGAAGGAAAGTTTGACAGTAATAAAGATGGCAAAGTGGATAAAAAATTCAACGGCCTGAATATTGCACCTGATCGTCTGATCACCAGTTGGTCGGCGAATTGGAACGATAAATGGAGTTCGTTCGTGCAGGCGAATTACGCCTTTGGCCGCAGTTTTGACGATGCGGGTATGGCGTTTGATGGTTACCTGTTGATGGATGCTGCCGTGGGGTACAAGCTGCCGTATGGTCGCCTCAATGTGGCGGTGGCGAACCTGCTGGATAAACAGTACATCACCTACTATTCGCAGGCGGGGCTTGTTAATGATACGCGCTATTTCTCCGGGCGCGGACGTACGGTAACACTGGGTTATTCGGTTGATTTCTAA
- a CDS encoding ABC transporter substrate-binding protein → MISKLNRFNFVLNSATRQRFTLAVLLSFLLVTLVQAAESPRQIRHALGVTTVDGTPLRIVTLFQGATDSAVALGIKPVGVVESWTEKPIYRYLRPALQGVTLVGLETQPSLETIALLKPDLIVASTFRHEKIYGLLSQIAPTIALDKVSEFKETVQMMGIALNREDKANEILSHWNQRVDALRDRLKARFGTRWPLSVSILEFREDHMRSYLPASFAGSVLSEIGFVWSRPESYTSGVMQKLTSKESIPVVDADLFFVLLRSDKPAVAKNYRDWQVHPLWQRLHAPQQQQVYPVDNVAWSLSGGILGANQMLDDIEQQFAGKTESADKKSDIAEESHTR, encoded by the coding sequence TTGATTTCTAAGCTTAACCGATTTAATTTCGTCCTCAATTCAGCAACACGGCAGCGTTTTACGCTGGCCGTGTTGTTGTCTTTTCTGCTGGTGACGTTAGTGCAGGCGGCAGAATCACCGCGTCAGATTCGGCATGCGCTGGGCGTGACCACCGTGGACGGGACGCCGCTGCGTATCGTGACGCTGTTTCAGGGTGCGACGGATTCCGCCGTGGCGCTGGGAATCAAGCCGGTTGGTGTGGTGGAGTCGTGGACGGAGAAGCCGATTTATCGCTACCTCCGCCCCGCCTTGCAGGGCGTAACGCTGGTCGGACTGGAAACGCAGCCCAGTCTGGAAACCATCGCGCTACTCAAGCCCGATCTCATCGTAGCGTCTACGTTTCGGCATGAGAAAATCTACGGCCTGCTGTCGCAGATCGCACCGACGATTGCGCTGGATAAGGTGTCTGAGTTTAAAGAGACCGTTCAAATGATGGGCATAGCGCTGAACAGGGAAGATAAGGCGAACGAGATTTTATCTCACTGGAACCAGCGCGTGGATGCGCTGCGTGACCGTCTGAAAGCCCGATTTGGCACACGCTGGCCGCTCAGCGTCTCTATTCTCGAATTCCGTGAAGATCATATGCGCAGCTATCTGCCTGCCAGCTTTGCCGGATCGGTACTGTCGGAAATCGGTTTTGTCTGGTCGCGACCGGAAAGCTATACGTCAGGCGTGATGCAAAAGCTCACTAGCAAAGAGAGTATTCCGGTGGTGGATGCCGATCTGTTCTTTGTTTTGCTGCGTTCAGACAAACCGGCGGTGGCAAAGAACTATCGCGACTGGCAGGTTCACCCGCTCTGGCAGCGACTGCATGCGCCTCAGCAGCAACAGGTGTATCCGGTGGATAACGTGGCCTGGAGCCTGTCCGGCGGTATTTTGGGTGCGAATCAGATGCTGGACGATATCGAACAACAGTTTGCTGGCAAGACAGAGTCTGCTGATAAAAAAAGCGATATCGCAGAGGAGAGTCATACGCGATGA
- a CDS encoding FecCD family ABC transporter permease, producing the protein MRQGIVTAAGVVLLLLSIVASLMLGQTTISLGAVFNSLFHYDPQQIDHILVLTTRLSRTVIAIVVGASLAVAGALMQALTRNPLASPGIFGINAGAMFAIVLLSSVFTFSSQIALAWTAYLGAAVAGVMVYVLGTLGNARSSHLRIVLAGAAISALFISFTQALLVINQDGLDSMLFWLAGSVSGRSLSMLLPLLPYFAIALFLALLLARHLNILVAGDEIAKGLGQRTALVRALSGLCVIGLAGGAVAIAGNIGFVGLIVPHIVRRVLSADHRWLLPGCAIFGATLLLLADVASRLLIVPQEVPVGAMTALLGAPFFIYLARRGMRHG; encoded by the coding sequence ATGAGACAAGGCATCGTGACAGCAGCGGGTGTCGTATTGCTGCTGCTGAGTATCGTCGCCAGCCTGATGCTGGGGCAAACCACCATTTCGTTGGGAGCCGTGTTCAATTCACTGTTCCATTACGATCCGCAGCAGATCGATCACATACTGGTGCTAACGACACGCCTGTCGCGGACGGTGATTGCCATCGTCGTCGGTGCCAGCCTTGCCGTTGCAGGAGCCTTAATGCAGGCGCTGACGCGTAACCCGCTGGCCTCGCCGGGGATATTCGGTATTAACGCGGGAGCCATGTTTGCCATCGTGCTGCTGTCTTCGGTGTTTACCTTTTCCTCGCAGATCGCGCTGGCATGGACGGCCTATCTGGGTGCTGCTGTGGCTGGCGTCATGGTGTATGTGCTGGGAACGCTGGGTAACGCCCGTTCCAGCCACTTACGCATTGTGCTGGCCGGTGCCGCGATTAGCGCGCTGTTTATTTCGTTTACGCAGGCGCTGCTAGTAATCAATCAAGATGGGCTGGACAGCATGCTGTTCTGGCTGGCCGGTTCGGTGTCTGGCCGCAGCCTGTCGATGCTGTTACCGCTCCTGCCGTACTTTGCTATCGCGCTATTCCTCGCGCTGCTGCTGGCGCGTCACCTGAATATTCTGGTAGCGGGTGACGAGATCGCCAAAGGGCTGGGGCAGCGAACGGCGCTGGTGCGTGCGTTGTCCGGGCTATGTGTCATCGGGCTGGCGGGTGGCGCGGTGGCAATCGCCGGAAATATCGGTTTTGTCGGGCTGATCGTACCGCATATTGTGCGTCGCGTGCTGTCTGCCGATCACCGCTGGCTGTTGCCCGGCTGTGCGATTTTCGGCGCCACGCTGCTGCTGTTGGCTGATGTCGCCTCGCGTCTGCTGATTGTGCCGCAGGAAGTGCCGGTTGGTGCGATGACCGCGCTGCTGGGCGCGCCTTTCTTCATTTATCTGGCGAGAAGGGGGATGCGGCATGGGTAA